The proteins below are encoded in one region of Bacteroides uniformis:
- a CDS encoding pyridoxal phosphate-dependent aminotransferase yields the protein MPTISIRGMEMPASPIRKLAPLADAAKQRGIHVFHLNIGQPDLPTPEVAIEAIRNIDRKVLEYSPSAGYRSYREKLVGYYAKYNINLTADDIIITSGGSEAVLFSFLACLNPGDEIIVPEPAYANYMAFAISAGAKIRTIATTIEEGFSLPKVEKFEELINERTRAILICNPNNPTGYLYTRREMNQIRDLVKKYDLFLFSDEVYREFIYTGSPYISACHLEGIENNVVLIDSVSKRYSECGIRIGALITKNKEIRDAVMKFCQARLSPPLIGQIAAEASLDADEDYLRDTYDEYVERRKCLIDGLNRIPGVYSPIPMGAFYTVAKLPVDDSDKFCAWCLSEFEYEGQTVFMAPASGFYTTPSSGRNEVRIAYVLKKDDLNRALFVLQKALEAYPGREMKD from the coding sequence ATGCCAACAATATCTATTCGCGGAATGGAGATGCCCGCATCTCCTATCAGAAAACTGGCTCCTCTGGCAGATGCTGCCAAGCAGAGGGGTATACATGTATTTCACCTGAACATCGGTCAACCCGACCTGCCTACTCCGGAAGTCGCGATTGAAGCGATACGGAACATCGACCGGAAAGTTCTGGAATACAGTCCCAGTGCGGGATATCGCAGTTACCGCGAGAAGTTGGTGGGTTACTATGCAAAGTACAATATCAATCTGACTGCAGACGACATCATCATCACTTCCGGCGGCTCGGAGGCGGTGTTGTTCTCTTTCCTGGCTTGCCTCAATCCGGGGGATGAAATCATTGTTCCCGAGCCGGCCTATGCCAATTATATGGCGTTTGCCATCTCTGCCGGAGCCAAGATACGCACCATTGCCACGACCATCGAAGAGGGTTTCTCGTTGCCCAAGGTAGAGAAGTTCGAGGAGTTGATTAACGAGCGCACGCGTGCTATTTTGATTTGCAATCCCAACAATCCTACGGGTTACCTCTATACACGCCGTGAAATGAACCAGATTCGCGACCTTGTGAAGAAGTACGATTTGTTCCTCTTCTCGGACGAGGTGTACCGTGAATTTATTTATACGGGTTCTCCCTATATCTCTGCCTGCCATCTGGAGGGCATTGAGAACAATGTGGTGCTGATTGATTCCGTGTCCAAGCGCTATTCGGAGTGCGGCATCCGCATCGGTGCCCTGATAACGAAGAACAAGGAAATCCGGGATGCTGTCATGAAGTTCTGCCAGGCGCGTCTCAGTCCTCCGTTGATAGGCCAGATTGCCGCAGAAGCATCGCTGGATGCCGATGAGGATTATCTGCGCGACACATACGATGAATATGTAGAACGCCGTAAATGCTTGATTGACGGATTGAACCGTATACCGGGCGTATATTCGCCCATCCCGATGGGAGCATTCTATACGGTGGCAAAGCTTCCGGTAGATGATTCGGACAAGTTCTGTGCCTGGTGTCTGTCGGAGTTCGAATACGAGGGACAGACGGTATTCATGGCGCCTGCGTCCGGATTCTATACTACGCCGAGTTCCGGTCGCAACGAAGTGCGTATCGCATACGTACTGAAGAAAGATGACTTGAACCGCGCCTTGTTTGTATTGCAAAAAGCATTGGAAGCCTATCCGGGAAGAGAAATGAAGGATTAG
- a CDS encoding glycosyltransferase, which translates to MEAFTLDSTEIIVLATAGGLFLIQIIYYLCLYNRIHARSRAVKQGDTHFTQELPPISVIICAREESENLRRNLGAVLEQDYPQFEVIVINDGNTDESEDYLTILEEKYPHLYHSFVPDSSRYISRKKLAVTLGIKASKYEWLVFTNANCMPQSNQWLRLMARNFTSRTQVVLGYSGYERGKGWLHKRAAFDNLFTSMRYLGFALAGSPYMGIGRNLAYRKELFYQQKGFSAHLNLQRGDDDLFINHVATPENTRVETDANAIVRMQPLLRTKDWKEEKIGYASTARLYHGMQRWLAGFETLTRLVFHASWIAAMVIGILHFHWLAAGVACLLFLFRFTLQAVIVNKTARDLEEQRRYYFTLPAFDLLQPIQSLRWKWYCLFRKKSDFLRK; encoded by the coding sequence ATGGAAGCATTTACATTAGATTCAACTGAAATTATCGTACTCGCTACGGCGGGTGGTCTGTTCCTTATTCAAATTATCTACTACCTCTGTCTCTACAACCGTATTCATGCGCGCAGCCGTGCCGTGAAGCAGGGAGACACGCACTTCACCCAGGAACTGCCCCCCATATCCGTCATTATCTGCGCCCGCGAGGAATCCGAGAATCTGCGCCGCAACCTGGGCGCCGTGCTGGAGCAGGACTATCCCCAATTTGAAGTCATCGTCATTAACGACGGCAACACCGATGAGAGCGAGGATTACCTGACCATCCTCGAGGAGAAATATCCCCATCTCTACCACAGCTTCGTACCCGATTCCTCCCGTTACATCAGCCGCAAGAAGCTGGCCGTGACGCTTGGAATCAAGGCCAGCAAATATGAATGGCTGGTGTTTACCAATGCCAACTGCATGCCCCAAAGCAACCAATGGCTGCGACTGATGGCACGCAACTTCACATCACGTACCCAAGTGGTGCTGGGATACAGCGGCTACGAACGCGGCAAAGGCTGGCTGCACAAACGGGCGGCATTCGACAATCTGTTCACTTCCATGCGCTATCTGGGATTTGCCCTGGCAGGCAGCCCCTACATGGGCATCGGGCGTAACCTGGCCTACCGGAAGGAACTCTTCTACCAACAGAAAGGATTCTCCGCACACCTCAACCTGCAACGGGGAGACGACGATTTGTTCATCAACCACGTGGCTACCCCGGAGAACACGCGGGTAGAAACGGATGCCAATGCCATTGTGCGCATGCAGCCGCTTCTGCGTACCAAGGACTGGAAAGAAGAGAAAATAGGCTACGCCTCCACAGCACGGCTGTATCATGGAATGCAACGCTGGCTGGCCGGTTTTGAGACCCTGACCCGCCTGGTATTCCACGCATCCTGGATAGCCGCGATGGTCATCGGCATTCTGCACTTCCACTGGCTGGCAGCAGGCGTCGCTTGTCTTTTGTTCCTGTTCCGTTTCACCCTGCAGGCCGTCATTGTCAACAAGACCGCCCGCGACCTGGAAGAACAACGTAGATATTACTTCACACTACCGGCTTTCGACTTATTGCAGCCGATACAGTCTTTACGTTGGAAATGGTACTGTCTGTTCCGCAAGAAAAGCGATTTTCTGAGAAAGTGA
- a CDS encoding ABC transporter permease, giving the protein MNLSRFIALRIYRNSEPGKQVSRPAVLIAMVGIALGLAVMIIAVSVIVGFKSEVRDKIVGFGAHIQIGNLDAARSYETRPVVVGDSMMAALSDYPEVKHVQRYSTKPGMIKTADAFQGMVLKGVGQEYDSTFFHRHLLEGEFPQFSDSASSNRVVISKSLANKLQLKLGDKIDTYFIQDDVRARRLKIVGIYQTNFSEYDNLFLLTDLYLVNRLNNWEPDQVSGVELEIRDYDKLEETTYEIAVDTDENPDRYGAEYCVRNVEQLNPQIFAWLGILDVNIWVILILMIGVAGFTMVSGLLIIIIERTSMIGVLKSLGANNLTIRKVFLWFLVFLIGKGMLWGNIIGLAFYFVQRWSGLFKLDPETYYMATVPVSFNIWLFLLLNAGTLLASVLMLLGPSFLITRIHPATSIRYE; this is encoded by the coding sequence ATGAACTTATCTCGCTTTATAGCGTTGCGCATTTATCGCAACTCGGAGCCGGGCAAGCAAGTTTCCCGTCCGGCTGTCCTTATTGCCATGGTGGGTATTGCTCTCGGACTGGCGGTGATGATTATTGCCGTGTCCGTCATTGTTGGCTTCAAGAGCGAGGTAAGGGATAAAATCGTGGGTTTCGGTGCCCATATCCAGATAGGCAACCTGGATGCTGCACGCTCTTATGAGACGCGCCCGGTGGTGGTGGGCGACAGCATGATGGCTGCGCTTTCCGATTATCCCGAAGTGAAGCATGTACAACGCTACTCCACCAAGCCGGGGATGATAAAGACCGCCGATGCCTTTCAGGGAATGGTGCTGAAAGGTGTGGGGCAGGAGTATGACAGCACCTTTTTCCACCGCCATCTGCTGGAGGGGGAGTTTCCGCAATTCAGCGATTCCGCTTCGTCCAACCGCGTAGTCATCTCAAAGTCTCTTGCCAACAAGCTGCAATTGAAACTCGGTGACAAGATAGACACCTACTTCATCCAGGACGATGTGCGTGCTCGCCGCCTGAAGATTGTAGGTATCTACCAAACCAACTTCTCCGAATACGACAACCTATTCCTGCTTACCGACCTCTATTTGGTGAATCGCCTGAACAACTGGGAGCCGGACCAGGTGAGCGGTGTGGAGCTGGAAATACGCGATTATGACAAGCTGGAAGAAACCACCTATGAGATAGCTGTCGATACGGACGAGAATCCCGACCGCTATGGTGCCGAGTATTGCGTCCGCAATGTAGAGCAGCTCAATCCCCAAATCTTTGCCTGGCTGGGCATCTTGGATGTCAACATCTGGGTCATTCTCATTCTGATGATTGGAGTGGCGGGGTTCACCATGGTATCCGGCCTGCTGATTATCATCATAGAGCGTACCTCCATGATAGGCGTGCTGAAGTCTTTGGGAGCCAATAACCTTACCATCCGTAAAGTCTTCCTTTGGTTTTTGGTCTTCCTCATTGGGAAAGGCATGCTTTGGGGGAACATAATCGGCCTTGCGTTCTATTTCGTGCAGCGCTGGTCCGGCTTGTTCAAGCTCGACCCTGAAACCTATTACATGGCTACTGTTCCGGTATCTTTCAATATCTGGCTGTTCCTGCTGCTGAATGCCGGCACATTGCTGGCTTCGGTCCTGATGTTGCTGGGCCCATCATTCCTGATTACACGCATCCATCCGGCAACTTCCATCCGTTACGAATAA
- a CDS encoding fucose isomerase, translated as MVINLITFASILHKQASVRSSHEVILTELEKYFTVNFIDYKDIDKLSPDDFSIIFIATGGVERLVIQHFESLPRPAILLADGMQNSLAAALEISSWLRGRGMKSEILHGELPETIKRIFVLHSNFVAQRSLFGMRIGVMGTPSSWLVASNVDYLLAKRRWGIEYTDVSLDRIYEYYGQITDDEVGEACAGLAGKALACREASPEDMIKAMRLYRAIKRIVEEERLSAITLSCFRLIDQTGTTGCLALALLNDEGIIAGCEGDLQSVFTMLAVKVLTGKNSFMANPSMINARTNEIILAHCTIGIAQTEQFIIRNHFETESGIGIQGILPTGDVTIVKCGSESLDEYYLSTGTLVENTNYINMCRTQVRIKMNSPADYFLKTPLGNHHIMLYGNYEDILEEFLQANACKRIE; from the coding sequence ATGGTCATCAACCTTATAACTTTTGCTTCCATACTGCATAAACAAGCATCAGTCCGTAGCTCCCACGAAGTGATATTGACTGAATTGGAAAAATACTTTACCGTCAACTTCATTGATTACAAAGACATAGACAAGTTATCACCCGATGACTTCAGTATTATATTCATTGCCACCGGAGGTGTGGAACGGCTGGTAATCCAGCATTTCGAATCCCTTCCCCGCCCCGCCATCCTCTTGGCAGACGGCATGCAGAACTCACTGGCCGCCGCTCTCGAAATATCTTCCTGGCTGCGCGGCCGGGGAATGAAAAGCGAGATTCTTCACGGAGAGCTCCCCGAGACCATCAAGCGTATTTTTGTCCTGCACAGCAATTTCGTGGCACAACGCAGCCTTTTCGGCATGCGCATCGGCGTAATGGGCACTCCGTCCAGCTGGCTCGTTGCCAGCAATGTGGATTATCTGCTTGCCAAACGCCGCTGGGGTATCGAGTACACAGACGTCTCATTGGACCGCATTTATGAATACTACGGACAGATAACGGACGACGAGGTGGGCGAAGCATGCGCCGGACTGGCAGGAAAAGCGCTTGCCTGCCGAGAGGCAAGCCCCGAAGACATGATAAAAGCCATGCGGCTGTATCGAGCCATCAAGAGGATTGTAGAGGAAGAGCGACTGAGCGCCATTACCCTCAGCTGCTTCCGCCTGATAGACCAAACGGGAACCACCGGCTGCCTTGCCCTTGCCTTGCTGAACGACGAAGGAATCATTGCCGGATGTGAAGGCGATTTGCAATCCGTCTTCACCATGCTGGCCGTAAAAGTGCTGACGGGGAAAAACTCCTTCATGGCCAATCCTTCCATGATAAATGCCCGTACCAATGAAATCATATTGGCACACTGCACCATCGGCATCGCACAAACGGAGCAGTTCATCATACGCAACCATTTTGAGACGGAAAGCGGCATCGGTATTCAGGGAATCCTGCCGACGGGAGATGTAACCATCGTAAAATGCGGAAGCGAAAGCCTGGACGAATATTACTTGAGCACCGGCACGCTTGTTGAGAATACAAACTACATCAATATGTGCCGCACCCAAGTGCGGATAAAAATGAACTCCCCTGCCGACTATTTCCTCAAGACACCGCTGGGCAACCACCACATCATGCTGTATGGCAATTACGAGGATATATTGGAAGAGTTCCTGCAAGCCAATGCCTGCAAACGGATTGAATGA
- the bioD gene encoding dethiobiotin synthase, with translation METKNIYFISGIDTDAGKSYCTAWYARELMQRGLRVITQKFIQTGNTGHSEDIDLHRRLTGTGYLPEDKEGLTMPEIFSYPCSPHLAARIDKRPIDFGKIERATRELSHRYDTVLVEGAGGLMVPLTEDFLTIDYIAEKQYPLIFVTSGKLGSINHTLLSFEAIKNRDIALDTVLYNLYPTVEDKTIQEDTMKYIKQYLSKHFPGTKFEVVPEIV, from the coding sequence ATGGAAACAAAAAACATCTACTTCATCAGCGGCATTGATACAGATGCCGGAAAAAGCTATTGCACCGCCTGGTACGCCCGTGAGCTTATGCAACGCGGCCTGCGCGTCATCACCCAAAAGTTCATCCAGACCGGCAACACCGGTCATTCCGAGGACATCGACCTGCACCGCCGCCTCACCGGAACCGGCTACCTGCCGGAAGACAAAGAGGGGCTGACCATGCCCGAGATATTCTCCTATCCCTGCTCTCCCCACCTCGCCGCCCGCATAGACAAGCGCCCGATAGACTTCGGAAAAATAGAGCGTGCCACCAGGGAACTTTCCCATCGCTATGATACCGTGCTCGTAGAAGGCGCCGGCGGTCTGATGGTTCCCCTTACCGAAGATTTCCTGACGATAGACTACATTGCGGAGAAGCAGTACCCGCTTATCTTTGTCACCTCCGGAAAGCTGGGCAGCATCAACCACACCCTGCTGAGCTTCGAAGCCATCAAGAACCGGGACATCGCGCTCGATACGGTACTCTACAACCTCTATCCCACGGTAGAGGACAAGACTATCCAGGAAGACACGATGAAATACATCAAGCAGTATTTGTCCAAGCACTTTCCCGGAACAAAGTTTGAGGTAGTGCCGGAAATTGTGTAA